A segment of the Cryptosporidium parvum Iowa II chromosome 5, whole genome shotgun sequence genome:
TGTCACAATCCCTATTGTCCATTTTATCGATCTATTCCTCAAAACAAACAATAGCTTTGTCTTTCTCCAATAATTCCACTTAGTTGAGCAAACTCAACTCAAACTCCGCAAAggaaaaaacaaatatttccTCTTATCCTCAAACTTCCTTTATCCGCCTTCTCTATCTTGAAAGACCCAACAAATCtcaattaatattccaatttttctcctcttctttttctttatatataattagtTTGatacaatattttttgtggCGGTATCAATTGGCGCCaatgaagaattttatttaaagtcAATTTTGATAAACTGGTAACAgattaaaataaagattttcAGAATAAATAGGGAAGAGCTGGTTATATTTTGATTCGTTGTTTTGAGCTCTTGACACTCTAGGGCTTATATCCAGTATTCATTTTAAGTAGCTTGTTTAATAAGGAAGGAATAATGAAGGAGGATGAAGGAATACCGGAGCCAACAAACTTAGGAAATGTATCAGCATCTCTTGAAGACTTGGAGGAAAACTTTGAGGGAAGTAATATAGTGAATAAGAGTTATACCCAGAGAAGAAGGTATGAGATGTGCAAGAATGGAGACCTGGTGGTTTTGTTTGGAGGATACGAAATGGTTATACAGGTCTTTCTGGAACAAAATGGAAGAACTCAGACTAGAAATGGGGTCTTCTTACATAATGAGATTATTGGGAAGAATTTTGGAAGTCGAATATTTGATACATCCAAATCAAAGTGGATGGTAGTTTTGAAACTTTCTCCTGAACTTATCTCAATTTCCCTCAATCATCGTACCCAAATACTCTACCAAGCTGacatttcattaatatgtGTGCTCTTGGATGCATCCCCTGGAAAAAACATTATTGAAGCTGGAACTGGAAGTGGATCTCTTACTGTTTCACTATGTAGGTCAACAAATCCTGGTGGAGCTGTTTATACTTTCGAGTATGATCAGAAACGCCATTTGGAATCTATCCAAGactttcaaaaatatgGTATTTCCAATGTTGTCTGCCAGCATAGAGATGTATGCAAGGATGGCTTTATATCTCCTCTTTTAGATATTACGAAAACCACTATTCATGGAATTTTTCTTGATCTTCCCTCCCCATGGATTGCCATTAAACATGCAGACCAAGTTCTTCAAAAAGGAGCAAGTATTGTAATTTTCTCGCCATGTATCGAACAGGTATCCAAGAACTGTAATGAACTTAACTTACTCAAATATATCCATATAAGAACTTTTGAAGTACTTTATAAACCTTGGGGAATTGTTAGAGGATCTTCAAAAAAGTTCCCTACAAAAGGTCTAAGGTATCAACTTCCAATGAGAGGCCATACAGGTTATTTGTCTTTTGCTATTAAATCATAAAATGTGATCTCATAAAAACATTTctctcatttttttttattgagCTGAGCATGTAgcttaaataatatatattattattc
Coding sequences within it:
- a CDS encoding GCD14 RNA methylase, which codes for MKEDEGIPEPTNLGNVSASLEDLEENFEGSNIVNKSYTQRRRYEMCKNGDLVVLFGGYEMVIQVFLEQNGRTQTRNGVFLHNEIIGKNFGSRIFDTSKSKWMVVLKLSPELISISLNHRTQILYQADISLICVLLDASPGKNIIEAGTGSGSLTVSLCRSTNPGGAVYTFEYDQKRHLESIQDFQKYGISNVVCQHRDVCKDGFISPLLDITKTTIHGIFLDLPSPWIAIKHADQVLQKGASIVIFSPCIEQVSKNCNELNLLKYIHIRTFEVLYKPWGIVRGSSKKFPTKGLRYQLPMRGHTGYLSFAIKS